AAGGGCGTGTCCGGCACCTGGCGCGACCTGACCGACTCGGTGAACTCGATGGCGGGCAATCTGACCGGCCAGGTCCGCGCGATCGCCCAGGTGGCCACCGCGGTGGCCGACGGCGACCTGTCGCAGAAGATCACCGTCACGGCCCGCGGTGAGATCCTGGAGCTGAAGAACACCATCAACACCATGGTGGACCAGCTGAGTTCGTTCGCCGGCGAGGTCACCCGGGTGGCCCGCGAGGTCGGCACCGAGGGCCGCCTGGGCGGCCAGGCCGACGTGCGCGACGTGTCGGGGACGTGGCGCGACCTGACCGAGTCGGTCAACGTGATGGCGGACAACCTGACCGCGCAGGTCCGCGCGATCGCCCAGGTCACCACGGCCGTCGCCAAGGGCGACCTGACGCAGAAGATCAGGGTGGACGCGCGCGGCGAGATCCTGGAGCTGAAGGAGACCATCAACACGATGGTCGACCAGCTGTCGGCGTTCGCCGACGAGGTGACCCGGGTGGCCCGCGAGGTCGGCACCGCCGGCAACCTGGGCGGCCAGGCGACCGTCCGGGGCGTGTCCGGCACCTGGAAGGACCTCACCGACAACGTCAACGTGATGGCGTCCAACCTGACCGGCCAGGTCCGCTCGATCGCGCAGGTGGCCACCGCGGTCGCCCGCGGCGACCTCAGCCAGAAGATCACCGTCGAGGCGGAGGGCGAGGTCGCCGCCCTGGCCGGGGTGATCAACACGATGGTCGACACGCTGTCGGCGTTCGCCGACGAGGTGACCCGGGTGGCCCGCGAGGTCGGCACCGAGGGCATCCTCGGCGGCCAGGCCCGGGTGCCGAACGTGGCGGGCACCTGGAAGGACCTCACCGACAACGTCAACTTCATGGCGCACAACCTGACCTCGCAGGTCCGCAACATCGCGCAGGTGACCACCGCGGTCGCCAACGGCGACCTCACCCGCAAGATCGACGTGGACGCCCGCGGCGAGATCCTGGAGCTCAAGACCACCATCAACACCATGGTGGACCAGCTGAGTTCGTTCGCCGCGGAGGTCACCCGAGTGGCCCGCGAGGTCGGCAGCGAGGGGCGGCTCGGCGGCCAGGCCGAGGTGGAGGGCGTCTCCGGCACCTGGAAGCGGCTGACCGAGAACGTCAACGAGCTCGCCGGGAACCTGACCCGACAGGTCCGGGCGATCGCCGAGGTGACCAGCGCGGTCGCCGCGGGCGACCTGACCCGCTCGATCACGGTCGACGCGTCCGGCGAGGTCGCCGACCTGAAGGACAACATCAACGCCATGGTCGGCTCGCTGCGCGAGACCACCCGGGCCAACGAGGAGCAGGACTGGCTCAAGACCAACCTGGCCCGCTTCTCCGGCCTGCTGCAGGGTCAGCGCGACCTCGCCGTGGTCGCCGAGTCGATCATGGACGAGCTGACCCCGCTGGTGGGCGCCCAGGTCGGCGCCTTCTACCTGGCCGAGGAGACCGACGGCGGAACCGTGCTCCGGCTGATCGGCTCGTACGCGTTCCCGGACGGCGGGCGGCCGACCCGGTTCCGGCTGGGCGAGTCGTTCGTCGGGCAGGCGGCCCGCAGCCGCCGCACCATCGCGGTCGACACCCTGCCGGGCGGCTACCTGGCGGCGGCCTCGGGGCTCGGCCGGACCGAGGAGCTGTCGCTGCTGGTCGTGCCGATCGTGGTCGAGGACCTGGTGCTCGGCGTGATCGAGCTGGCCTCCGTTCGGCCCTACACGGCCGCGCACCGGGCGTTCCTGGACCAGCTGATGGAGACCATCGGCGTCAACCTCAACACCATCGTCGCCAATGCCCGGACGGACGAGCTGCTCGGCGAGTCCCAGCGGCTGACCGCCGAACTGCAGGCCCGCTCGCAGGAGTTGCAGGCCCGGCAGGAGGAGCTCCAGGCGTCCAACCTGGAGCTGGAGGACAAGGCCGCGCTGCTGGCCGCGCAGAACCGCGACATCGAGACCAAGAACCTGGAGATCGAGCAGGCCCGTCAGGAGCTGGAGGACCGGGCGCACCAGCTCTCGCTGGCCTCCAAGTACAAGTCGGAGTTCCTGGCCAACATGAGCCACGAACTGCGCACCCCGCTGAACAGCCTGCTCATCCTGGCGCAGCTGCTGGCCCAGAACCCGACCAGGAACCTGTCGGCGAAGCAGGTCGAGTACGCCGGCATCATCCACTCCGCCGGCTCGGACCTGCTGCAGCTGATCAACGACATCCTCGACCTGTCCAAGGTCGAGGCGGGGAAGATGGACCTCAACCCCGAGGCGGTGCCGCTGCAGAGCCTGCTGGAGTACGCCGAGGCCACCTTCAGGCCGCTGACCAGCCAGAAGAACCTGACGTTCACCGTCCGCACCGCGGCCGACGTGCCCGCCGAGCTGGTCACCGACGACTACCGGCTGCGCCAGGTGCTGCGGAACCTGCTCTCCAACGCGGTGAAGTTCACCGAGCGCGGCCAGGTCGAGCTGCGGATCGAGCTCGCGCAGGACGCGCAGCTCCCGGAGGGCGTCCACCGCGGCGGCCCGGTGCTGGCCTTCCAGGTCTCCGACACCGGCATCGGCATCGCGCCGCAGCACCTGGAGAGCGTCTTCGGCGCGTTCCAGCAGGCCGACGGCACCACCAGCCGCAAGTACGGCGGCACCGGGCTGGGCCTGTCGATCAGCCGCGAGATCGCCTACCTGCTCGGCGGCGCGATCACCGCGGACAGCGTGCTGGGCAGCGGCAGCACCTTCACCCTGTTCCTGCCGGTCGCCCGACCGGAGTACCTGGCGCTGGACGCGGGCCCGGGCGCGGGCCCGGCGCACGAGCAGCGGCCGCCGACGGTCGAACTTCCGCACCAGGCCGGCGAGGAGAACTCCGCGCCGCTCCAGCCGCGCCGGCTGCTGGTGGTGGAGGAGCGGCAGGGCGGCCTGCTGTCGCTGGTCGCCGAGAACGCCACCGCCGAGCTGGCCGGGCTGCCGGGGCACGGGGAGGTCCGGCGGCGGGTCGAGGTCGTCACGGCGGTCGGCACGGCGGAGGCCGCGACCGTGCTGGCCTCGAACCCGGCCCACTGCGTGGTGCTCGACCTGGACCTGCGCGACGGCGCCGCGCCGGCGCTGCTGCGGGACATGGGCCGCGACCCCGCCCTGCAGGCCGTCCCGGTGCTGGTGCACAGCAACCGCGGGACGCCGGGCGACACCGAGGAGCTGTACCGCGACGGCGGCCGGCCGCTGGAGGTGATCTCCAGCCTCGACGAGCTGCGCGAGCGCATCGCGCTCCACATGAGCGCCGACCGGCCCGGTGACGTGCCGCCGGCCCGCGGGAGCGCCCCGGACGGCTCCTGGGACGCCGGCGTGGACTCGGCGCTGAACGGCTGCCTGGTGCTGGTCGTCGACGACGACGACCGCAACCTGTACGCGATCACCGGGATCCTCGAGCTGCACGGCATGCGGGTGCTCCAGGCCGAGAACGGCCGCGCGGCGCTGGAGACGCTCGCCGCCAACCCGGACGTCGACGTCATCCTGATGGACGTGATGATGCCCGAGATGGACGGCTACACCGCGACCGCGGCGATCCGGGCCATGCCGGAGCACGCCGCGCTGCCGATCATCGCGGTCACCGCCAAGGCCATGGTCGGCGACCGGGAGAAGAGCCTCGGCTCCGGTGCCAGCGACTACGTCACCAAGCCGGTCGACGCGGGTGAGCTCATCAGCCGCATCAAGGCCCAGCTCGCCCGATAGCCGCCCGTCGGCCCTCGGCCGCCCAGCA
The DNA window shown above is from Streptomyces sp. TLI_171 and carries:
- a CDS encoding HAMP domain-containing protein; this encodes MAGSRTSRDLHPGAEADRAEIGETELRLLLAGLTAVRDGDFSTELAGDADGLLGEIATVFNGMVDQLSRFTSEVTRVAREVGTEGQLGGQAVVPGVSGSWEDLTDSVNAMAGNLTTQVRDIAQVATAVAKGDLSQKITVDARGEILELKNTVNTMVDQLSSFAGEVTRVAREVGTEGILGGQADVKGVSGTWRDLTDSVNSMAGNLTGQVRAIAQVATAVADGDLSQKITVTARGEILELKNTINTMVDQLSSFAGEVTRVAREVGTEGRLGGQADVRDVSGTWRDLTESVNVMADNLTAQVRAIAQVTTAVAKGDLTQKIRVDARGEILELKETINTMVDQLSAFADEVTRVAREVGTAGNLGGQATVRGVSGTWKDLTDNVNVMASNLTGQVRSIAQVATAVARGDLSQKITVEAEGEVAALAGVINTMVDTLSAFADEVTRVAREVGTEGILGGQARVPNVAGTWKDLTDNVNFMAHNLTSQVRNIAQVTTAVANGDLTRKIDVDARGEILELKTTINTMVDQLSSFAAEVTRVAREVGSEGRLGGQAEVEGVSGTWKRLTENVNELAGNLTRQVRAIAEVTSAVAAGDLTRSITVDASGEVADLKDNINAMVGSLRETTRANEEQDWLKTNLARFSGLLQGQRDLAVVAESIMDELTPLVGAQVGAFYLAEETDGGTVLRLIGSYAFPDGGRPTRFRLGESFVGQAARSRRTIAVDTLPGGYLAAASGLGRTEELSLLVVPIVVEDLVLGVIELASVRPYTAAHRAFLDQLMETIGVNLNTIVANARTDELLGESQRLTAELQARSQELQARQEELQASNLELEDKAALLAAQNRDIETKNLEIEQARQELEDRAHQLSLASKYKSEFLANMSHELRTPLNSLLILAQLLAQNPTRNLSAKQVEYAGIIHSAGSDLLQLINDILDLSKVEAGKMDLNPEAVPLQSLLEYAEATFRPLTSQKNLTFTVRTAADVPAELVTDDYRLRQVLRNLLSNAVKFTERGQVELRIELAQDAQLPEGVHRGGPVLAFQVSDTGIGIAPQHLESVFGAFQQADGTTSRKYGGTGLGLSISREIAYLLGGAITADSVLGSGSTFTLFLPVARPEYLALDAGPGAGPAHEQRPPTVELPHQAGEENSAPLQPRRLLVVEERQGGLLSLVAENATAELAGLPGHGEVRRRVEVVTAVGTAEAATVLASNPAHCVVLDLDLRDGAAPALLRDMGRDPALQAVPVLVHSNRGTPGDTEELYRDGGRPLEVISSLDELRERIALHMSADRPGDVPPARGSAPDGSWDAGVDSALNGCLVLVVDDDDRNLYAITGILELHGMRVLQAENGRAALETLAANPDVDVILMDVMMPEMDGYTATAAIRAMPEHAALPIIAVTAKAMVGDREKSLGSGASDYVTKPVDAGELISRIKAQLAR